The following are encoded in a window of Balaenoptera ricei isolate mBalRic1 chromosome 1, mBalRic1.hap2, whole genome shotgun sequence genomic DNA:
- the PLPPR4 gene encoding phospholipid phosphatase-related protein type 4 isoform X1 — translation MSAKERPKGKVIKDSVTLLPCFYFVELPILASSVVSLYFLELTDVFKPVHSGFSCYDRSLSMPYIEPTQEAIPFLMLLSLAFAGPAITIMVGEGILYCCLSKRRNGIGLEPNINAGGCNFNSFLRRAVRFVGVHVFGLCSTALITDIIQLSTGYQAPYFLTVCKPNYTSLNVSCKENSYIVEDICSGSDLTVINSGRKSFPSQHATLAAFAAVYVSGLYAVGNFLPSEESVFQHREALRSLTDLNQDPSRVLSAKNGSSSDGIAHTEGILNRNHRDASSLTNLKRANADVEIITPRSPMGKENMVTFSNTLPRANTPSVEDPVRRNATIHASMDSARSKQLLTQWKNKNESRKLSLQVIETEPGQSPPRSIEMRSSSEPSRVGVNGDHHGPGNQYLKIQPGTVPGCNNSMPGGPRVSIQSRPGSSQLVHIPEETQENISTSPKSSSARAKWLKAAEKTVACNRSNSQPRIMQVIAMSKQQGVLQSSPKNTEGSTVSCTGSIRYKTLTDHEPSGIVRVEAHPENNRPVIQIPSTEGEGSGSWKWKAPEKSSLRQTYELNDLNRDSESCESLKDSFGSGDRKRSNIDNHEHHHHGITTIRVTPVEGSEIGSETLSISSSRDSTLRRKGNIVLIPERSNSPENTRNIFYKGTSPTRAYKD, via the exons TTGCCTATATTGGCATCATCGGTGGTTAGCCTGTATTTCCTGGAACTCACGGATGTCTTCAAACCTGTGCACTCTGGATTCAGCTGCTATGACCGGAGTCTTAGCATGCCATACATTGAACCCACACAGGAGGCAATTCCATTCCTCATGCTGCTTAGCTTGGCTTTCGCCGGACCTGCAATTACG ATTATGGTAGGGGAAGGAATTCTCTACTGTTGCCTGTCCAAAAGAAGGAATGGAATTGGCCTGGAGCCCAATATTAATGCTGGAGGCTGCAACTTCAACTCTTTCCTTAGAAGAGCCGTCAGATTCGTTG GTGTTCATGTGTTTGGACTCTGCTCTACAGCTCTCATCACAGATATCATCCAGCTGTCCACAGGCTACCAGGCACCATACTTTCTGACTGTGTGCAAGCCAAACTATACCTCTCTAAATGTGTCTTGCAAAGAAAATTCCTACATTGTAGAAGATATTTGCTCAGGATCTGATCTTACAGTTATCAACAGCGGCAG AAAATCATTCCCTTCTCAACATGCGACCCTTGCTGCCTTTGCAGCTGTGTACGTTTCG GGTCTGTATGCTGTGGGGAATTTTCTGCCTAGTGAAGAGAGTGTGTTTCAGCACAGAGAAGCCCTCAGGTCTCTGACAGACCTCAATCAAGACCCTAGCCGAGTTTTATCTGCTAAAAATGGTAGCAGTAGTGACGGAATTGCTCACACAGAAGGCATCCTCAACCGAAACCACAGAGATGCTAGCTCGTTGACAAACCTCAAAAGGGCAAATGCTGATGTAGAAATCATCACTCCACGGAGCCCCATGGGGAAGGAAAACATGGTTACCTTCAGCAATACCTTGCCTAGAGCCAACACCCCATCCGTGGAAGACCCTGTGAGAAGAAACGCCACCATTCATGCCTCTATGGATTCTGCTAGATCCAAGCAACTCCTCACCCAGTGGAAGAATAAGAATGAAAGTCGGAAGTTGTCCCTGCAGGTTATAGAGACCGAGCCTGGACAGTCACCACCCAGATCCATTGAAATGAGGTCAAGCTCAGAGCCGTCGAGGGTGGGGGTCAATGGAGACCACCATGGTCCCGGCAATCAGTACCTCAAGATCCAGCCTGGCACCGTCCCCGGGTGTAACAACAGCATGCCTGGGGGACCAAGAGTGTCCATTCAGTCCCGCCCCGGGTCCTCACAGTTAGTGCACATCCCTGAGGAGACGCAGGAAAACATAAGCACCTCCCCAAAAAGCAGCTCTGCTCGGGCCAAGTGGCTGAAAGCTGCGGAGAAGACCGTGGCCTGTAATAGAAGCAACAGCCAGCCTCGAATCATGCAAGTCATAGCCATGTCCAAGCAGCAGGGCGTCCTCCAAAGCAGCCCCAAGAACACCGAAGGCAGTACAGTCTCCTGCACTGGCTCCATCCGCTACAAAACCCTGACAGACCACGAACCCAGTGGGATCGTGAGGGTTGAGGCTCACCCGGAGAACAACAGGCCCGTCATACAGATCCCGTCCACCGAAGGCGAAGGCAGTGGCTCCTGGAAATGGAAAGCCCCTGAAAAGAGCAGCCTTCGCCAAACTTATGAACTCAACGATCTCAACAGGGACTCCGAAAGCTGTGAGTCCCTGAAAGACAGTTTTGGTTCTGGAGATCGAAAGAGAAGCAACATTGATAACCACGAGCATCACCACCATGGAATCACCACCATCCGCGTCACCCCAGTAGAGGGCAGCGAAATTGGTTCAGAGACCCTGTCCATTTCTTCTTCCCGCGACTCCACCCTGCGGAGAAAGGGCAACATCGTCTTAATTCCTGAAAGAAGCAACAGCCCCGAAAACACTAGGAATATCTTCTACAAAGGAACCTCCCCAACACGGGCTTATAAGGATTGA
- the PLPPR4 gene encoding phospholipid phosphatase-related protein type 4 isoform X2 — protein MSAKERPKGKVIKDSVTLLPCFYFVELPILASSVVSLYFLELTDVFKPVHSGFSCYDRSLSMPYIEPTQEAIPFLMLLSLAFAGPAITIMVGEGILYCCLSKRRNGIGLEPNINAGGCNFNSFLRRAVRFVGVHVFGLCSTALITDIIQLSTGYQAPYFLTVCKPNYTSLNVSCKENSYIVEDICSGSDLTVINSGRKSFPSQHATLAAFAAVYVSMYFNSTLTDSSKLLKPLLVFTFIICGIICGLTRITQYKNHPVDVYCGFLIGGGIALYLGLYAVGNFLPSEESVFQHREALRSLTDLNQDPSRVLSAKNGSSSDGIAHTEGILNRNHRDASSLTNLKRANADVEIITPRSPMGKENMVTFSNTLPRANTPSVEDPVRRNATIHASMDSARSKQLLTQWKNKNESRKLSLQVIETEPGQSPPRSIEMRSSSEPSRVGVNGDHHGPGNQYLKIQPGTVPGCNNSMPGGPRVSIQSRPGSSQLVHIPEETQENISTSPKSSSARAKWLKAAEKTVACNRSNSQPRIMQVIAMSKQQGVLQSSPKNTEGSTVSCTGSIRYKTLTDHEPSGIVRVEAHPENNRPVIQIPSTEGEGSGSWKWKAPEKSSLRQTYELNDLNRDSESCESLKDSFGSGDRKRSNIDNHEHHHHGITTIRVTPVEGSEIGSETLSISSSRDSTLRRKGNIVLIPERSNSPENTRNIFYKGTSPTRAYKD, from the exons TTGCCTATATTGGCATCATCGGTGGTTAGCCTGTATTTCCTGGAACTCACGGATGTCTTCAAACCTGTGCACTCTGGATTCAGCTGCTATGACCGGAGTCTTAGCATGCCATACATTGAACCCACACAGGAGGCAATTCCATTCCTCATGCTGCTTAGCTTGGCTTTCGCCGGACCTGCAATTACG ATTATGGTAGGGGAAGGAATTCTCTACTGTTGCCTGTCCAAAAGAAGGAATGGAATTGGCCTGGAGCCCAATATTAATGCTGGAGGCTGCAACTTCAACTCTTTCCTTAGAAGAGCCGTCAGATTCGTTG GTGTTCATGTGTTTGGACTCTGCTCTACAGCTCTCATCACAGATATCATCCAGCTGTCCACAGGCTACCAGGCACCATACTTTCTGACTGTGTGCAAGCCAAACTATACCTCTCTAAATGTGTCTTGCAAAGAAAATTCCTACATTGTAGAAGATATTTGCTCAGGATCTGATCTTACAGTTATCAACAGCGGCAG AAAATCATTCCCTTCTCAACATGCGACCCTTGCTGCCTTTGCAGCTGTGTACGTTTCG atgtacTTCAATTCCACACTAACGGATTCCTCTAAGCTTCTGAAACCTCTCTTGGTCTTCACCTTTATCATCTGTGGAATCATCTGTGGGCTAACACGGATAACTCAGTATAAGAACCACCCAGTTGATGTCTATTGTGGCTTTTTAATAGGAGGAGGAATTGCTCTGTACTTG GGTCTGTATGCTGTGGGGAATTTTCTGCCTAGTGAAGAGAGTGTGTTTCAGCACAGAGAAGCCCTCAGGTCTCTGACAGACCTCAATCAAGACCCTAGCCGAGTTTTATCTGCTAAAAATGGTAGCAGTAGTGACGGAATTGCTCACACAGAAGGCATCCTCAACCGAAACCACAGAGATGCTAGCTCGTTGACAAACCTCAAAAGGGCAAATGCTGATGTAGAAATCATCACTCCACGGAGCCCCATGGGGAAGGAAAACATGGTTACCTTCAGCAATACCTTGCCTAGAGCCAACACCCCATCCGTGGAAGACCCTGTGAGAAGAAACGCCACCATTCATGCCTCTATGGATTCTGCTAGATCCAAGCAACTCCTCACCCAGTGGAAGAATAAGAATGAAAGTCGGAAGTTGTCCCTGCAGGTTATAGAGACCGAGCCTGGACAGTCACCACCCAGATCCATTGAAATGAGGTCAAGCTCAGAGCCGTCGAGGGTGGGGGTCAATGGAGACCACCATGGTCCCGGCAATCAGTACCTCAAGATCCAGCCTGGCACCGTCCCCGGGTGTAACAACAGCATGCCTGGGGGACCAAGAGTGTCCATTCAGTCCCGCCCCGGGTCCTCACAGTTAGTGCACATCCCTGAGGAGACGCAGGAAAACATAAGCACCTCCCCAAAAAGCAGCTCTGCTCGGGCCAAGTGGCTGAAAGCTGCGGAGAAGACCGTGGCCTGTAATAGAAGCAACAGCCAGCCTCGAATCATGCAAGTCATAGCCATGTCCAAGCAGCAGGGCGTCCTCCAAAGCAGCCCCAAGAACACCGAAGGCAGTACAGTCTCCTGCACTGGCTCCATCCGCTACAAAACCCTGACAGACCACGAACCCAGTGGGATCGTGAGGGTTGAGGCTCACCCGGAGAACAACAGGCCCGTCATACAGATCCCGTCCACCGAAGGCGAAGGCAGTGGCTCCTGGAAATGGAAAGCCCCTGAAAAGAGCAGCCTTCGCCAAACTTATGAACTCAACGATCTCAACAGGGACTCCGAAAGCTGTGAGTCCCTGAAAGACAGTTTTGGTTCTGGAGATCGAAAGAGAAGCAACATTGATAACCACGAGCATCACCACCATGGAATCACCACCATCCGCGTCACCCCAGTAGAGGGCAGCGAAATTGGTTCAGAGACCCTGTCCATTTCTTCTTCCCGCGACTCCACCCTGCGGAGAAAGGGCAACATCGTCTTAATTCCTGAAAGAAGCAACAGCCCCGAAAACACTAGGAATATCTTCTACAAAGGAACCTCCCCAACACGGGCTTATAAGGATTGA